A region of Pleionea litopenaei DNA encodes the following proteins:
- a CDS encoding class I SAM-dependent methyltransferase: MKKENIELSNYHEFNLHSAHSQDAVDKINKSFYGRFNFPWYPSIAEKFNDQSFSINMLNQDIGSWDHSRIQKSAKIWVAGCGTNQAVLTALKYPESEITGTDISVESLAAARALAEKLNVTNLKLEEKSINDVTYKDEFDYIICTGVIHHNANPQIPLEKLSNALKKNGIMELFVYNYYRRILNTAFQKAIRLICTDDGTPNIDLELPLTNLMINNSAHSCSGLMQSQLFHLKGAHECDIADKLLQPVEHSYTVETFDRLVQECQLQIVSNCICSWDKVEDALSFEMKFHDKELAEKYESLPDITRWKIGNLLLLEESPNTWFYLQKKESDFAVKDTHQINAEFLDTVFEKTKAKTDLFVRNHDDSYLLATKGKSYPQPEIPTNNIASLVFNRVDGKKTVREILSSLGTNLGFYELNDLRMRLTTTAFPYLVSIKNKI, translated from the coding sequence ATGAAAAAAGAAAATATAGAACTTTCAAACTATCATGAATTTAATTTACATTCGGCCCATTCGCAGGATGCTGTCGATAAAATTAATAAATCGTTTTATGGTCGATTTAACTTTCCATGGTATCCCTCAATTGCAGAAAAGTTTAATGATCAGTCGTTTTCGATCAATATGCTTAACCAAGATATCGGGTCATGGGATCATTCTCGAATTCAAAAGAGCGCTAAAATATGGGTGGCTGGTTGTGGTACCAATCAAGCTGTATTAACCGCATTGAAATACCCTGAGTCGGAGATCACTGGGACGGATATTTCAGTTGAATCACTTGCCGCCGCTCGAGCCCTGGCTGAAAAACTAAATGTAACGAATTTGAAATTAGAAGAAAAAAGCATTAATGACGTCACTTACAAAGATGAGTTTGACTACATAATTTGTACTGGCGTAATACATCATAATGCCAATCCTCAAATTCCCTTAGAAAAACTAAGCAATGCATTAAAGAAAAATGGAATAATGGAGTTGTTTGTATACAATTACTATCGAAGAATTTTGAATACAGCATTTCAAAAAGCGATAAGATTGATTTGTACGGATGACGGTACCCCCAATATTGACTTAGAATTGCCGTTAACCAATTTGATGATCAATAATTCTGCGCACAGCTGCAGTGGATTGATGCAATCACAGCTATTTCATTTGAAAGGCGCGCATGAATGTGATATCGCCGACAAGTTATTGCAGCCTGTCGAGCATAGTTATACTGTCGAAACATTTGATCGCTTGGTTCAAGAGTGTCAATTGCAAATTGTGAGTAATTGCATTTGCTCATGGGATAAGGTCGAAGATGCTCTTTCATTTGAAATGAAATTTCATGACAAAGAACTAGCTGAGAAATATGAGTCACTTCCAGATATTACTCGATGGAAAATAGGGAACTTATTATTATTAGAGGAATCGCCTAACACATGGTTTTATTTACAGAAGAAAGAGTCTGACTTTGCTGTTAAAGACACTCATCAAATAAATGCTGAATTTCTCGATACTGTGTTTGAAAAAACAAAGGCAAAGACGGATCTCTTTGTTCGCAATCACGATGATTCATATTTACTTGCGACAAAAGGTAAGTCCTATCCGCAGCCGGAAATTCCTACTAATAATATTGCGTCCCTAGTCTTCAATAGGGTTGATGGTAAGAAAACTGTAAGAGAAATATTATCAAGCTTAGGGACGAATTTAGGTTTTTATGAATTAAATGATTTGCGCATGCGTTTAACAACGACCGCCTTCCCATATTTAGTATCAATAAAAAATAAAATATAA